The following are encoded in a window of Thalassotalea insulae genomic DNA:
- a CDS encoding alkaline phosphatase gives MNSTWVSLSALSSLIISSAAFADVVPSVQKTSSWYTDAQASIVKKTQQTHTTKAKNVILFVGDGMGISTLTAARIYAGQLAGKSGEEGYLSFETFPYSAQVKTYNIDAQTPDSAGTMTAMMSGVKTDAGVIGVDADIERGDCATVAGNELVTAIELAEIKGLSTGVVSTARITHATPAATYAKSADRNWEDVSDMPSEAVEQGCEDIAAQLVNFEHNLEVRFPGVDVDGLEVVMGGGRRHFLPKDEASNSADARSSVEGDRTDGRDLTAEWQAMYPNGQYVMDQTGFDAIDAANTERVFGLFNESHMQYEADRANDISGEPSLTQMTTKAIDVLDNNAKGYMLVVESGRIDHGHHAGSAYNALTDTVEFAKAVQAAVDATDPEETLILVTADHSHVFTIAGYPKRGNPILGKVVGIGSEEPALAADGMPYTTLGYTNGLGFRNLVAETDADASYSDEADSGRKDLTSIDTQSSGYHQEALIPKGSETHAGEDISLHAFGPSAHLAQGVIEQSVLFHIINQSLGLISE, from the coding sequence ATGAACTCTACATGGGTTTCACTTTCAGCATTATCGTCACTTATTATTTCATCGGCAGCCTTTGCCGATGTCGTACCAAGTGTACAAAAAACAAGTAGCTGGTATACCGATGCTCAAGCAAGCATCGTGAAAAAAACGCAACAAACACATACAACTAAAGCAAAAAACGTCATTTTGTTTGTTGGTGATGGAATGGGGATTTCTACTCTAACTGCGGCGCGAATTTATGCAGGGCAATTAGCAGGTAAGTCAGGGGAAGAAGGCTATTTAAGCTTTGAGACTTTTCCTTATTCAGCTCAGGTTAAAACTTATAATATTGATGCGCAAACCCCAGATTCTGCCGGTACTATGACGGCGATGATGTCTGGTGTTAAAACCGATGCCGGGGTTATCGGCGTAGATGCTGATATTGAACGTGGTGATTGTGCTACTGTCGCAGGTAATGAGTTAGTGACGGCAATTGAACTTGCCGAAATTAAAGGTTTATCAACTGGTGTGGTATCAACAGCTCGTATTACGCATGCAACGCCAGCAGCGACTTATGCTAAATCGGCGGACCGTAACTGGGAAGATGTCTCTGACATGCCGAGCGAGGCGGTTGAACAAGGTTGTGAAGATATTGCTGCTCAATTAGTCAACTTTGAACATAACTTGGAAGTACGCTTTCCGGGTGTCGATGTTGATGGCCTTGAAGTCGTTATGGGCGGTGGCCGTCGTCATTTCTTGCCAAAAGATGAAGCTTCTAATTCAGCGGATGCCAGAAGTTCTGTTGAAGGTGATCGTACTGATGGTCGTGACTTAACCGCAGAATGGCAAGCGATGTATCCAAACGGTCAATACGTCATGGACCAAACCGGCTTTGATGCTATCGATGCAGCAAATACTGAGCGCGTCTTTGGTTTGTTCAATGAATCGCATATGCAATATGAAGCGGATCGCGCTAATGATATCTCAGGCGAACCATCGTTGACTCAAATGACCACTAAAGCAATTGATGTCTTAGATAACAATGCTAAAGGTTATATGTTAGTGGTGGAATCTGGTCGTATTGACCACGGCCATCACGCGGGCAGTGCTTACAACGCGTTAACAGATACTGTTGAATTTGCTAAAGCCGTACAAGCGGCGGTTGACGCAACAGACCCGGAAGAAACGCTGATCTTAGTGACTGCTGATCACAGCCATGTATTTACCATTGCTGGTTACCCAAAACGCGGTAACCCTATTTTAGGGAAAGTGGTTGGTATTGGTAGCGAAGAACCAGCATTAGCGGCTGATGGCATGCCGTATACTACGTTAGGTTATACCAATGGCTTAGGTTTTAGAAACTTGGTTGCAGAAACTGATGCCGATGCCTCTTATAGCGATGAAGCAGATAGTGGCCGTAAAGACTTAACGTCTATTGATACTCAATCTTCTGGTTATCACCAAGAAGCTTTGATCCCTAAAGGCTCTGAAACCCATGCCGGTGAAGATATTTCGCTTCATGCCTTTGGACCAAGCGCACATTTAGCCCAAGGGGTTATCGAACAAAGCGTACTATTTCATATCATCAACCAATCACTTGGTTTAATCAGCGAGTAA
- a CDS encoding LysR family transcriptional regulator, translating to MDIRVFKTFIAVAENKHFGRAAETLYITQAAVSARIKQLEEFYSTQLLIRDKNNLRLTPAGEALLSHAHLMVSQMEQSKISLSIANQQKASFNIAATPNVWDAFFSSRIHDALALFDHLVLGTEMSVREAIQRKLYDRTIDVGLLTDPIKDDDFVNQLIGHFDLVLVGSCSELAMLEQDYILVDWGITFHREHALHHKLAPSFKTSTAMMALEVILAKGGCAYLPMELVSEQLNNNTLYLIDSSLQIKRPIYMVYRKNTINESLVDQFKALLSKIQ from the coding sequence GTGGATATTCGAGTTTTCAAAACTTTTATTGCTGTTGCGGAAAATAAGCATTTTGGTCGCGCGGCTGAAACCCTTTATATTACTCAGGCTGCGGTTAGTGCGCGTATTAAACAACTGGAAGAGTTTTATTCTACTCAGTTGCTTATTCGTGATAAAAATAACCTGAGATTAACGCCTGCAGGTGAAGCTTTGTTGTCGCATGCTCATCTGATGGTCAGTCAAATGGAACAGTCGAAAATATCATTATCGATTGCCAATCAACAAAAAGCCTCATTTAATATTGCTGCGACACCAAATGTTTGGGATGCATTTTTTAGCTCGCGTATTCATGACGCATTAGCCTTGTTTGATCATCTAGTATTGGGCACAGAAATGTCGGTGCGCGAAGCGATTCAGCGCAAACTGTATGACCGCACCATTGACGTCGGTTTACTGACAGATCCAATTAAGGATGATGACTTTGTTAATCAGTTGATTGGCCATTTTGATTTAGTGTTAGTGGGGAGTTGCTCGGAGCTAGCCATGCTAGAGCAGGATTATATTCTGGTTGATTGGGGCATTACTTTTCATCGTGAACATGCGTTGCATCATAAATTGGCACCTAGCTTTAAAACGTCAACTGCAATGATGGCCCTGGAAGTGATATTAGCTAAAGGAGGCTGTGCATATTTACCAATGGAGCTGGTCAGTGAACAACTGAATAATAACACTTTGTATTTAATCGACAGTAGCTTACAGATAAAACGCCCGATTTATATGGTCTATCGTAAAAATACCATCAATGAATCTTTGGTGGATCAGTTTAAAGCGCTACTGAGTAAAATTCAGTAA
- the maoP gene encoding DUF413 domain-containing protein encodes MQTEIRKGKTLFFGDKVFPHGLSRSGNFNKRESMELEIYGATFDALTNGTLMPENEEEQQFVLQINTGTPDAIYSVKLWQKYLNAVAKSKVHHGFAKSSQREMPPIHETTQDSTLDTL; translated from the coding sequence ATGCAAACAGAAATCAGAAAAGGCAAAACTTTATTCTTTGGCGATAAAGTATTCCCTCATGGCCTATCCAGAAGTGGTAATTTCAATAAACGCGAATCAATGGAGCTTGAAATATACGGCGCAACCTTTGACGCACTAACTAATGGTACCTTAATGCCTGAAAATGAAGAAGAGCAGCAATTTGTGCTGCAAATCAACACAGGCACCCCAGATGCTATTTATAGCGTCAAGCTATGGCAAAAATACCTTAATGCGGTAGCAAAAAGCAAAGTGCACCACGGTTTTGCCAAAAGTAGCCAAAGAGAAATGCCCCCAATACATGAAACGACTCAAGACAGCACGCTTGATACCCTTTAA